AGAAATGTGGTTCCATGTGCAAAGATATAACTTTACCCGTGAATTGACAAAATGATAGAAATGATTCAGGTGTTTGACGATGATTATTTTATGAAAATGGCATTGGAACAGGCGAGAAAGGCTGGTAAGGAAGGAGAAATACCTATCGGGGCGGTTCTGGTATCCGGGCATTATATTCTTGCTAAATCGCATAATCAAACAGAGCTTTTACATGATGTTACTGCCCATGCGGAGATCCTATGCATAACGTCTGCATCTCAACATTTACAAAGTAAATATTTGAAACAATGCACCTTGTACATCACCCTCGAACCTTGTCCAATGTGTGCAGCAGCCCTTCGATGGGCTCAACTGGGGCGATTGGTTTATGCAGCCGAAGATGAAAAAATGGGTTACCTGCGCTATGGGAATACGCTGTTGCATCCGAATACAAAAATTGAGTTTGGCTTGAGAAGAGAAGAGGCGGCCAAGTTGTTGACAGATTTTTTTGTTCAGAAAA
The genomic region above belongs to Saprospiraceae bacterium and contains:
- a CDS encoding nucleoside deaminase encodes the protein MIQVFDDDYFMKMALEQARKAGKEGEIPIGAVLVSGHYILAKSHNQTELLHDVTAHAEILCITSASQHLQSKYLKQCTLYITLEPCPMCAAALRWAQLGRLVYAAEDEKMGYLRYGNTLLHPNTKIEFGLRREEAAKLLTDFFVQKRELKAFRK